One Rhinopithecus roxellana isolate Shanxi Qingling chromosome 7, ASM756505v1, whole genome shotgun sequence DNA segment encodes these proteins:
- the CDR1 gene encoding LOW QUALITY PROTEIN: cerebellar degeneration-related antigen 1 (The sequence of the model RefSeq protein was modified relative to this genomic sequence to represent the inferred CDS: inserted 1 base in 1 codon; deleted 2 bases in 2 codons), which produces MAWLEDMDFLEDVPLLEDVPLLEDVPFLEDVPLLEDVPFLEDVPFLEDVPLLEDTGRLEDINLMEDMALLEDVDLLEDTDFLEDLDFSEAMDLREDKDFLEDVDSLEDMXLLEDVDLLEDTDFLEDLDFLEAMDLREDKDFLEDLDFLEAMDLREDKDFLEDMDSLEDLRPLEDVDFLEDMAFLEDIDFQEDPNYPEDLDCWEDVDFLEDWRLLEDMDFLEDMDFQEDVDLQEDIYWLEDLDFFRKTWIGWKTWIWWKT; this is translated from the exons ATGGCTTGGTTGGAAGACATGGATTTTCTGGAAGACGTACCTTTGTTGGAAGACGTACCTTTGTTGGAAGACGTACCTTTCTTGGAAGACGTACCTTTGTTGGAAGACGTACCTTTCTTGGAAGACGTACCTTTCTTGGAAGACGTACCTTTGTTGGAAGACACAGGTAGGCTGGAAGACATTAATTTGATGGAAGACATGGCTTTGTTGGAAGACGTGGATTTGCTGGAAGACACAGATTTCCTGGAAGACCTGGATTTTTCGGAAGCTATGGATTTGAGGGAAGACAAGGATTTTCTGGAAGACGTGGATAGTCTGGAAGACA GCTTGTTGGAAGACGTGGATTTGCTGGAAGACACAGATTTCCTGGAAGACTTGGATTTTTTGGAAGCTATGGATTTGAGGGAAGACAAGGATTTTCTGGAAGACTTGGATTTTTTGGAAGCTATGGATTTGAGGGAAGACAAGGATTTTCTGGAAGACATGGATAGTCTGGAAGACCTG AGGCCATTGGAAGACGTGGATTTTCTGGAAGACATGGCTTTTTTGGAAGACATAGATTTTCAGGAAGACCCGAATTATCCGGAAGACCTGGATTGTTGGGAAGACGTGGATTTTCTGGAAGACTGG AGGTTACTGGAAGACATGGATTTTCTGGAAGACATGGATTTTCAGGAAGACGTGGATCTTCAGGAAGACATATATTGGCTGGAAGACTTGGATTTTTTCCGGAAGACGTGGATTGGCTGGAAGACCTGGATTTGGTGGAAGACATAG